The following proteins come from a genomic window of Acidimicrobiales bacterium:
- a CDS encoding trypco2 family protein produces MDVGLGEAISKVRLELEQAIRDGEGALVAFRAGPVEMEFQVAFSRAGSGDGGVRLGVVSIGAKAELSRSATHRLKVTLTPVSRSGEDQLIGDVGDR; encoded by the coding sequence GTGGACGTAGGTCTGGGGGAAGCCATTTCGAAAGTCCGGCTGGAGCTGGAGCAAGCCATCCGCGATGGAGAGGGAGCTCTTGTCGCGTTTCGCGCGGGACCCGTCGAGATGGAGTTTCAGGTGGCCTTCTCGCGAGCTGGCTCCGGCGACGGTGGCGTTCGTCTCGGCGTCGTGTCCATCGGAGCGAAGGCAGAGCTGTCGCGGTCCGCCACCCACCGATTGAAGGTAACGCTGACACCTGTGAGTCGCTCTGGCGAAGACCA